From one Gossypium hirsutum isolate 1008001.06 chromosome D08, Gossypium_hirsutum_v2.1, whole genome shotgun sequence genomic stretch:
- the LOC107917491 gene encoding transcription factor IBH1-like 1 translates to MRSPFSLKQEFLKKWILGLQRCRSSKKNMSIFERKKVIKLSADVAMASARKGTTCWSRALIADAVKEGNADKHLAEKILGPASERQPTKKVPVGAMAYNKRIRSKKILKRSSVIRRTIKCAPQAARPSSIVKTLVGKRRQILRSLIPGGEFMNGVSLIEETLDYIISLRAQVDVMRSLASASKLVNLN, encoded by the coding sequence ATGCGTTCTCCTTTTTCACTGAAGCAGGAATTTCTCAAGAAATGGATACTGGGTCTCCAAAGATGTCGTTCCTCAAAGAAGAATATGAGCATCTTCGAGAGAAAAAAGGTTATTAAGTTGTCAGCAGATGTAGCCATGGCTTCTGCAAGAAAGGGCACAACTTGTTGGAGTCGAGCTCTCATTGCCGATGCCGTTAAAGAAGGCAATGCTGACAAACATCTAGCTGAGAAAATATTGGGTCCGGCGTCAGAGAGGCAACCGACGAAGAAGGTTCCAGTAGGAGCAATGGCATACAACAAGAGGATCAGAAGCAAGAAGATCCTGAAAAGGAGTAGCGTAATCCGAAGAACAATAAAATGTGCACCTCAAGCGGCTCGACCGAGCTCTATTGTGAAAACGTTGGTTGGGAAAAGAAGACAAATTTTGAGAAGTCTAATCCCTGGGGGAGAATTTATGAATGGCGTCTCTTTGATTGAGGAAACCCTAGATTATATCATATCACTCCGAGCTCAGGTTGATGTAATGCGAAGTCTTGCCAGTGCTTCAAAGCTAGTGAACCTTAATTAA